In the genome of Dehalococcoidales bacterium, one region contains:
- a CDS encoding ASKHA domain-containing protein — MPDDYTEIRYNVHFEPDNVDILAKPGDNLMEISVAAGVHINASCGGAGVCGTCNVIIKRGQVESVRTDKVSEQDYKKGVRQACKSRILSDLVVEIPVTSKLEKAILSKEELLSSCSLVSGWKFNPPVKKVFLRLTPPTMEDNTDDLARLLKGLKIQGGIQQVAVESDILDILAETLRAGGWNATVTLLEETENAYKLINIESGDTRARNFALVFDIGTTAVRGQLLDLNRGRVISQGIDYNRQISYGEDVISRIAWAQKSDGMEKLQKAVIATLNDMLKNLAKKANVQINEITHIIFAANTVITHLLFGLNPKYLRLSPYVPTAAFLPLIKAQSIGLETSASVYVYTMPCVASYVGGDIVSGMLGTGIYQKDKLTLYIDIGTNGEIVLGNKDWMITAACSAGPTFEGGGIKHGMIATSGAIEGFDIDPKTYEPVITTIDNAKPKGICGSGLINIGAKLLEKGVIDPSGKFNRGLLNRRIREGDDGFEYVLAYADETQTYKDIVLTEADIANLVRSKAGMFAGYKTLLQSVDKEFKDLEQVIIAGTFGNHIDIANAIIIGLLPDIPKNKFVFAGNGSLLGARLSAFSRDLIKDGLKIASMMTHLELSENNLFMDNYVAALFLPHTDSGEFPSVTLGGK; from the coding sequence ATGCCGGACGATTATACCGAAATCAGATATAACGTACACTTTGAACCGGATAACGTTGATATCCTTGCCAAGCCGGGAGATAACCTGATGGAAATCTCGGTTGCCGCCGGTGTGCATATCAATGCTTCGTGCGGCGGTGCCGGTGTTTGCGGAACATGTAATGTAATTATTAAACGCGGTCAGGTTGAAAGCGTAAGGACGGATAAAGTATCTGAACAAGATTACAAAAAAGGTGTCAGGCAGGCCTGTAAAAGCAGAATCCTGTCCGACCTTGTTGTTGAAATTCCGGTAACGTCTAAATTGGAGAAGGCAATTCTTTCCAAAGAGGAGCTTTTATCTTCATGTTCATTGGTAAGCGGTTGGAAATTTAACCCGCCCGTTAAAAAGGTTTTCTTGCGGTTAACTCCGCCCACTATGGAAGATAATACGGATGACCTTGCGCGTCTTCTTAAGGGGCTTAAGATACAAGGCGGAATACAACAGGTTGCCGTTGAGAGTGACATTCTTGATATATTGGCGGAAACCTTAAGAGCGGGCGGCTGGAATGCCACCGTTACACTTCTTGAAGAAACCGAAAACGCATATAAATTGATAAACATAGAAAGCGGAGATACCAGAGCGCGTAATTTTGCGCTTGTTTTTGATATCGGTACAACCGCGGTCAGAGGGCAACTCCTGGACTTAAACCGCGGGCGAGTAATTAGCCAAGGTATCGATTACAACCGCCAGATTAGTTACGGAGAAGATGTTATTAGCCGCATTGCCTGGGCTCAAAAATCGGATGGCATGGAAAAACTGCAAAAAGCGGTTATTGCTACCTTAAACGACATGCTTAAAAACCTTGCCAAAAAAGCGAATGTTCAAATCAATGAAATTACGCATATTATATTTGCCGCCAATACCGTTATAACTCACTTGCTGTTTGGCTTAAATCCGAAATATTTGCGCTTATCGCCGTATGTTCCGACTGCCGCTTTCTTGCCTCTTATTAAAGCCCAGAGTATCGGATTGGAAACATCCGCTTCTGTTTATGTTTATACCATGCCCTGCGTTGCCAGTTATGTCGGCGGTGATATTGTATCGGGAATGCTGGGGACCGGTATCTATCAAAAAGATAAATTGACTCTTTATATCGATATCGGAACAAACGGAGAAATTGTACTTGGCAATAAAGATTGGATGATTACTGCCGCGTGTTCTGCCGGGCCGACTTTTGAAGGAGGCGGAATTAAACACGGGATGATTGCCACTTCGGGGGCTATCGAAGGCTTTGATATTGACCCTAAAACCTATGAACCGGTAATTACCACAATTGATAACGCTAAACCGAAAGGCATTTGCGGTTCGGGTTTAATTAATATCGGTGCCAAACTGCTTGAAAAAGGGGTGATAGACCCAAGCGGTAAATTCAACAGAGGGTTATTGAACCGCAGAATCAGAGAGGGCGATGACGGCTTTGAATACGTGTTAGCCTATGCCGACGAAACACAAACATATAAGGATATCGTTCTCACCGAGGCCGATATCGCAAATCTGGTTCGCTCCAAGGCAGGGATGTTTGCCGGTTATAAAACGTTATTGCAAAGTGTCGATAAGGAATTTAAGGACTTGGAACAAGTTATTATTGCCGGCACTTTCGGTAACCATATCGATATTGCAAACGCGATTATTATCGGGCTTTTACCTGATATCCCTAAAAATAAATTTGTTTTTGCCGGTAACGGCTCTTTATTGGGAGCCAGATTATCGGCATTTTCTCGTGATCTTATTAAAGACGGATTAAAAATTGCATCGATGATGACACATCTTGAATTATCCGAAAATAACTTATTTATGGACAATTATGTTGCTGCGCTTTTTCTACCGCACACCGATAGCGGTGAATTCCCGTCGGTAACACTGGGAGGGAAATAA
- the acsC gene encoding acetyl-CoA decarbonylase/synthase complex subunit gamma gives MAITGIEIFKLLPKTNCGECGVPTCLAFAMSLAAGKTELAKCPYLSEEARQKLEEASTPPIRPVVIGSGKNAKTIGGETVMFRHEKRFENPPAIAILISDDMSEIEIDSRLEKFNTLTYERVGEALCAEMVALECCSGNAEAYTGLVNKVLQQTNANIMLICDNPLVLESALSLCADKNPLIYAVTQNNCDNIIPLVKKYACPVAVKDASLDGIIKLTSLLEQAGIKNIVIDTGIKDIKDALRDQVAIRRAALNQKMRSLGYPTIVMVGKMCADPQKEALVAATFIAKYAGIIVLSDFTGDTLFPLLVLRMNIFSDPQRPLATTENIYEIAGPGADSPVLLTCNFSLTYFIVSGEIESSRVPSYLLIKDTEGLSVMTAWAAGKFSADIIASFVKKSGIADKINHRKLIIPGYIAIESGALEEELPDWEIIVGPREGSHIPSFLKTWKA, from the coding sequence ATGGCGATTACGGGTATAGAAATATTCAAATTATTACCGAAAACGAATTGCGGAGAATGCGGTGTCCCGACTTGCTTGGCCTTTGCAATGAGTTTGGCTGCCGGAAAGACGGAACTTGCGAAATGCCCGTATCTTTCGGAAGAAGCCAGACAAAAATTGGAAGAGGCCTCAACACCCCCCATTAGGCCGGTTGTTATCGGAAGCGGTAAAAATGCTAAAACGATTGGCGGAGAAACGGTAATGTTCCGCCATGAAAAAAGGTTTGAAAACCCGCCTGCCATTGCTATATTAATCAGCGATGATATGTCGGAAATTGAAATTGACAGCCGGTTAGAGAAATTTAACACCCTTACCTATGAACGAGTCGGAGAGGCTCTCTGCGCTGAGATGGTCGCCTTAGAATGCTGTTCGGGGAATGCCGAGGCGTATACCGGTCTTGTAAATAAGGTTTTACAACAAACTAATGCCAATATTATGTTAATTTGTGATAATCCTCTCGTATTGGAATCAGCTTTGTCGCTCTGTGCCGATAAAAATCCGTTAATTTATGCCGTAACGCAAAATAACTGCGATAATATTATTCCTTTAGTTAAGAAATATGCCTGTCCGGTTGCGGTAAAAGACGCGAGCCTTGACGGGATTATAAAATTAACTTCCCTGCTTGAGCAAGCGGGGATTAAAAATATAGTGATTGATACCGGCATAAAAGATATAAAGGATGCGCTAAGAGATCAAGTCGCAATCCGACGTGCCGCCCTTAATCAGAAAATGCGCTCACTTGGCTATCCGACTATCGTTATGGTCGGAAAGATGTGTGCCGACCCCCAAAAAGAGGCTCTGGTAGCGGCTACCTTTATTGCTAAGTACGCCGGGATTATTGTTCTTTCCGATTTTACGGGCGATACCCTTTTTCCGCTTTTGGTATTGCGGATGAATATTTTCAGCGACCCCCAAAGGCCTTTGGCAACAACGGAAAATATTTATGAAATTGCCGGACCCGGTGCAGACTCTCCGGTTCTGCTAACATGTAATTTCTCGCTGACATACTTTATTGTTTCCGGTGAAATCGAAAGCAGCCGCGTTCCGTCGTATCTTTTAATAAAGGATACCGAAGGGCTTTCGGTTATGACCGCTTGGGCTGCCGGTAAATTCAGCGCCGATATTATTGCCTCTTTTGTTAAGAAAAGCGGCATTGCCGATAAAATCAACCACCGTAAACTGATAATTCCGGGTTATATTGCCATTGAAAGCGGTGCTTTGGAAGAAGAGCTCCCCGATTGGGAAATAATTGTGGGGCCGCGTGAGGGTTCTCATATACCTTCTTTTTTAAAAACATGGAAAGCGTGA
- a CDS encoding acetyl-CoA decarbonylase/synthase complex subunit delta, with protein MAFETPQIPYNGQIREITLGKGAGAVTVGGETAYPFYSFDGSMPHVPVIAMEVYDAVADDWTEAAIKPFADVIHDPVKWAQKCIKEYGAQMICLQLAGTDPNGLDGDADNAALIVKKVAEAIDVPLIVWGTSNHEKDTEVLTKVSEICRGENLIIGPLEEGNYKNIAPIAIECGHTVIACSPIDINLAKQLNILLGNLGVPDDKIIMDPTVSSIGYGIEYAYSVMERMQIAALTQNDEKLQYPIICNIAAETWKTKEVRIPTEENPSLGDITKRAVMLEAMSAMTLATAGADILIMRHPEAIRLVKEMLIELTAA; from the coding sequence ATGGCTTTTGAAACCCCCCAAATACCCTATAACGGTCAAATCAGAGAAATTACGCTCGGAAAAGGTGCCGGTGCGGTTACCGTCGGCGGTGAAACGGCCTACCCTTTTTATTCTTTTGACGGATCAATGCCGCATGTTCCGGTAATTGCAATGGAAGTCTACGACGCGGTAGCGGACGATTGGACCGAAGCCGCTATTAAACCGTTTGCGGATGTAATCCACGATCCGGTGAAATGGGCTCAAAAATGCATCAAGGAATACGGCGCGCAGATGATTTGTTTGCAATTGGCAGGTACCGACCCTAACGGGCTTGACGGTGATGCCGATAACGCCGCTTTGATTGTTAAAAAAGTTGCCGAAGCGATAGATGTTCCCTTAATAGTTTGGGGGACCTCCAATCATGAAAAAGATACGGAAGTTTTAACCAAAGTCAGCGAGATTTGCAGGGGCGAAAACCTGATTATAGGTCCTCTTGAAGAAGGAAATTACAAAAACATCGCCCCGATTGCAATAGAATGCGGGCATACCGTTATTGCTTGCAGCCCGATTGATATCAATTTAGCAAAACAGCTTAATATTCTTTTGGGCAACTTGGGTGTCCCTGACGATAAAATTATTATGGATCCTACCGTTAGCAGTATCGGCTACGGTATTGAATATGCTTATTCCGTTATGGAGCGGATGCAGATTGCGGCGCTAACTCAAAACGATGAAAAATTGCAATATCCTATAATTTGTAATATTGCCGCGGAAACTTGGAAAACAAAAGAAGTTAGAATTCCCACCGAAGAAAACCCAAGCCTTGGTGATATAACAAAGCGTGCCGTTATGCTGGAGGCGATGTCGGCTATGACGCTGGCAACCGCTGGTGCCGATATTTTGATTATGAGGCATCCCGAAGCAATCAGGCTCGTAAAAGAAATGTTAATCGAGCTAACTGCGGCTTGA
- a CDS encoding bifunctional 5,10-methylenetetrahydrofolate dehydrogenase/5,10-methenyltetrahydrofolate cyclohydrolase, with amino-acid sequence MPAMIIDGTATAKHIREELTEEVVRLKKEYNIVPGLATVLVGGDPASQLYVSMKVKTCEAMGLYSENYDLPAETTEEELLSLIDRLNSEPKIHGILVQVPLPSHIHENTILAAINAIKDVDGFNPESMGNLMIGKANYLPCTPLGIQVLFETYGIETEGADIVIIGRSNILGKPMAGMLMQKAKGANATVTVCHTKTKDLASHTRRADILIAAAGSKPRFITADMVKEGVIVIDASTHRIGETADGKAVICGDVDFKSVKEKASAITPVPGGVGPMTIAMLMSNTIKAAKIINLLNPEV; translated from the coding sequence ATGCCTGCAATGATTATAGACGGAACGGCGACCGCCAAACATATCCGTGAAGAACTAACGGAAGAGGTTGTGCGCCTAAAAAAAGAATACAATATTGTGCCGGGGTTGGCGACGGTATTGGTCGGCGGCGATCCGGCATCACAGTTGTACGTTTCGATGAAAGTAAAAACGTGCGAAGCGATGGGTTTATATTCCGAAAATTACGATTTACCGGCCGAAACGACCGAGGAAGAATTACTTTCTTTAATTGATAGGCTAAACAGTGAACCTAAAATACACGGGATATTGGTACAGGTTCCCCTCCCCTCCCACATCCACGAAAACACTATCCTGGCGGCAATAAACGCCATTAAAGATGTTGACGGTTTTAACCCCGAAAGTATGGGCAATCTAATGATTGGCAAAGCCAATTATCTGCCGTGCACCCCTCTTGGGATACAGGTTCTTTTTGAAACATACGGTATCGAGACCGAGGGCGCCGATATTGTAATTATCGGCAGAAGTAATATTTTAGGGAAACCGATGGCCGGAATGCTAATGCAAAAAGCTAAAGGCGCTAACGCCACGGTAACGGTTTGTCATACTAAAACCAAAGATTTGGCTTCTCATACGCGCCGAGCCGATATTTTAATTGCCGCCGCCGGCAGTAAGCCGCGCTTTATTACCGCCGATATGGTTAAAGAAGGTGTTATAGTTATTGATGCCAGTACGCATCGAATTGGTGAAACAGCGGACGGTAAGGCGGTTATTTGCGGAGATGTTGATTTTAAATCGGTAAAAGAAAAAGCAAGTGCGATAACCCCTGTTCCCGGCGGTGTAGGGCCGATGACAATTGCGATGTTAATGTCGAACACGATTAAAGCGGCCAAGATTATTAATTTGCTTAACCCGGAGGTTTAA
- a CDS encoding formate--tetrahydrofolate ligase, which produces MAKFDFSSLDPTKLKDWEIAEKAEENMLPIASLAENWGIRKEELLPYGHYIGKVDFAPLLERLKNRPNGKYIDVTAITPTPLGEGKSTTTMGLVQGLAKRNKNVSGAIRQPSGGPTFNIKGSAAGGGLSQCIPLTPFSLGLTGDIDNVTNAHNLAMVALTSRLQHEFNYNDETLAKRNLKRLDIDPRNVQMKWVIDFCAQSLRDIVIGIGDKTDGFMMRSGFAISVSSEVMAILSVFTSLKDLRERISKIVVAYDKQGNPVTTKDLEVDGAMTAWMVRAANPNLLQTIEGQPVMVHAGPFANIAVGQSSIVADQVALKLSDYHVTESGFGADIGFEKFWNIKCRLSGLVPNCAVIVATVRALKMHGGGPKVEPGKPLDSAYTEENVGLVEKGCENLVAHIETVKKAGINPVVCINGFYTDTKAEIEIVKRIAGQTGARVALSEHWLKGGAGALELADAVIEACEEKVDFKLLYDDNTSIKQRIDIIAKEVYGADGVSYSSEANAKIERLEKDPNINKMATCMVKTHLSLTHDPAIKGRPKGWTLPIRDVLTYNGAGFVVPVAGDIKLMPGTGSDPAYRRIDVDVESGKIKGLF; this is translated from the coding sequence ATGGCAAAGTTTGATTTTTCATCCCTTGACCCTACTAAACTAAAAGACTGGGAAATAGCGGAAAAAGCAGAAGAAAATATGTTACCGATTGCTTCTCTTGCCGAAAATTGGGGCATTCGTAAAGAAGAACTTCTTCCTTACGGACATTATATCGGGAAGGTTGATTTTGCTCCGCTTTTAGAACGTTTAAAAAACAGGCCGAACGGAAAATACATTGATGTTACCGCCATAACCCCTACCCCGCTCGGGGAAGGGAAAAGCACCACCACAATGGGGTTGGTGCAGGGCCTTGCGAAAAGAAACAAAAATGTATCGGGCGCCATCAGACAGCCTTCGGGGGGGCCTACTTTTAATATTAAAGGCAGTGCTGCCGGCGGCGGGCTTTCTCAATGCATTCCGTTAACCCCGTTTTCACTGGGTCTTACCGGTGATATTGATAATGTAACTAACGCCCATAACTTGGCAATGGTGGCGCTTACTTCAAGGCTGCAGCATGAGTTTAATTACAATGATGAAACTCTGGCTAAAAGAAACTTAAAACGCCTTGATATCGACCCGCGTAACGTCCAAATGAAATGGGTTATCGATTTTTGCGCCCAGTCTTTACGCGATATAGTCATCGGGATTGGCGATAAAACGGACGGTTTTATGATGCGTTCCGGTTTTGCAATCTCGGTTAGTTCCGAGGTGATGGCAATCCTTTCTGTTTTTACGAGCTTAAAAGACCTGCGCGAGCGCATCTCAAAAATAGTTGTAGCTTACGATAAACAAGGTAACCCCGTAACAACTAAAGACCTTGAAGTTGACGGGGCGATGACGGCTTGGATGGTAAGAGCCGCAAATCCCAACTTACTGCAAACAATTGAAGGACAGCCGGTGATGGTCCATGCCGGACCTTTTGCCAATATTGCGGTGGGCCAATCATCCATTGTTGCCGATCAGGTGGCATTAAAACTTTCCGATTATCATGTTACCGAAAGCGGTTTTGGAGCGGATATCGGTTTTGAAAAATTTTGGAATATCAAATGCAGGCTTAGCGGCCTTGTTCCTAATTGCGCGGTTATTGTTGCCACCGTTCGAGCCCTTAAAATGCATGGCGGCGGCCCCAAGGTTGAACCCGGGAAACCGTTGGATTCCGCTTATACCGAAGAAAATGTCGGCTTGGTTGAAAAGGGCTGCGAGAACCTTGTTGCCCATATTGAAACCGTTAAAAAGGCGGGGATAAATCCTGTTGTCTGTATTAACGGTTTTTATACGGATACCAAAGCCGAAATTGAAATCGTAAAAAGGATTGCCGGTCAAACCGGAGCCAGAGTTGCCCTTTCAGAGCACTGGTTAAAGGGCGGCGCGGGCGCTTTAGAGCTTGCCGATGCGGTTATTGAGGCTTGTGAAGAAAAAGTTGATTTCAAACTGCTTTACGATGATAACACCTCAATAAAGCAAAGAATTGATATTATCGCCAAAGAGGTTTACGGTGCCGATGGCGTAAGCTACTCATCCGAAGCAAATGCCAAAATTGAAAGACTTGAAAAAGATCCAAACATTAACAAAATGGCGACTTGTATGGTTAAAACGCACTTAAGCCTGACCCACGACCCTGCAATTAAAGGGCGTCCCAAAGGGTGGACTTTGCCTATAAGAGATGTATTGACTTACAATGGAGCGGGCTTTGTTGTTCCGGTGGCCGGAGATATTAAATTGATGCCCGGAACCGGTTCCGACCCTGCTTACCGCCGTATTGACGTTGATGTTGAAAGCGGAAAAATAAAAGGACTCTTTTAA